The Lolium rigidum isolate FL_2022 chromosome 1, APGP_CSIRO_Lrig_0.1, whole genome shotgun sequence region cgttgttatctttccaacaaaattggtttcatgtcaatcggggtccggacacaaaagttatcacagtttttgtataacatgttttcctgctggcctggtttctcgcccggcgtgaccggccatcccaccggatggcccggttccaACCGGCTCCTgagctggtgccaaccggggcatGTTCTGTATGTCACAGAGACCtcccggtcatggcccggtcggtggcccggtttggaccggtctGTTCCGGTCAGGAGCCCGATCGGTCCTGGTTGTGGGCCGGGTGCCCCGGCGCCAACTGGCTCTTGAGCTAGTGCTAGCTGGGGGTATTACTGCACGACATATCTTGTCCCAGTCATGTCCCGATCACAGGCCTagtttggaccggccgggtccggcctgtggcccggtctgaccggacggcccggccccaggcccggttgaacgGCCTCCTCGAATGTGCTGAGCTGAAACACAtccaacggttatatttctccctagactataaataggccttcttccaccttgggctggacaagttcttccactctctctcctccattgttgactttgaagaactttccctatctcttgattcccccatgattcttgctcattcttgagggatctaagagaggagatctagatctacaatccccaccaatccatctctcctctaagtgagggaaaccctttagatctagatcttggagtcatttgttgatttcctctttgttcttcctctctaatctcatcctagcatttgttgctttggtgggatttgagtgtgaatgatttgaacacctctagtgttcttgctttacatcattgcatagtgttgagctctccaccacgattagttcgagtgagagaccgtgagcttgttactcttggagggagacctcctagttggcttggcggttggtgctccggtgatctcttcaaggaagattgtgaagaggcacgggcttctcctttgtggagcttgtgaagtggttgtggagcttgccatctccgaagtggaggaaaagctaaccataaggaaagggggctcggagaatagggtgagccttcgtggcgttggggaatccttcgtgggacctccacccctccaaacgtgacgtaccttcttgcaaaggaagggaacacaggaatacatcctcatctccgcgtgccttggttatttctatacccgagcttactttccttgtgatagccatcgtgcttgaagtatcttttatatcttgctatcacttgttgttcatatatattgtgcctatcttgcttagctctagttgttgttgttgcacttagttgagcctagcatatttagggtttgtgcttgtaaactaaatgatagtttaattccgcattctcacAAGCCAAATccataagagtttttaaacgcctattcaccctcctctaggcgacatctagtCCTTTCATGGAGCGCGCAGAATTTGGAGATCTGGTTACGGCCAAGTGGCACAGCTTGGAGGGACTCGGGGGGCCCCTTCTTCGACCCCATTGATGCATGGCAACACGTATCCGTGGGTCTGAGGCAACTCCTCAAGGGTTGGGGAGCCAACATAGGGAAAGCCGACCGGGACCTGAAAGAGAGTATCCTGGGGAGGATTCATGCCCTAGATACTCGAGCTGATACCACGGGCCTTGATGATGAGGGATGGGCGTTGAGGTATCACCTGGAAGGCCAACTTACCCACCTTCTTAAGATGGAGCAGGAATACTGGAGATAGCGGGGTCGTCAGTCTTGGCTCCTCCATGGGGATGCAAAATACGGCGTACTTCTACGCTATTGCCAATGGGCGCAGGCGCAAATGCACCATCGCCCGGCTTGTGACGGACCAGGGGACCATCACTTACAGCAGGGACCTGCAGGAGCACATCTATGGCTTCTACCGCAGCCTTATGGGGGCGGAAGGGGAGGAAAGGGTGTTCTCCCTCGCGCAGGACACCTGGGTCGCGGACAAACGGGTCTCGGCGCCGAGAATGAGGACCTAATGCTATCCTTCTCAGGGGAGGAGGTGGATGGGGTGCTCAAGAGCATGAAGGTTGACACGGCCCCAAGTCCAGATGGGTTCCCTGGCATTTTCTTCAAGAGGTTCTGGTCCTTGGTCAAGCCCTATATCCTGGCCATCCTTAACGGCTTTGCTCTGGGGCGAGTGGATATTGCGAGACTGAACTTTGGGGTGCTCACGCTTATTCCCAAGGTTCACGGGGCGGAAGATATTCGCCAATTCTGCCCGATTGCGCTGATCAACGTTATCTTTAAATTCGTAGCTAAAGCATACGCGATCCGGCTTGCTCCTATAGCGAACAGATCCATTGGTAGAACCCACATCCACGAGGGGATTGTCTCTCTTCAGGAGATCATCCACGAGACGAAATCCAAGAGACTTAGGGGAGTCTTCTATAAACTTGACTTCGAAAAAGCCTATGATCGAGTCAATTGGTCCTTTCTTCGGGAGGTGCTCCTCCGGAAGGGGTTTGACCCAGGGTGGGTCCACCGGTTGCTCAGTTTGGTCTCGGGGGGGGGCAAACGGCGATCACCATCAACGATGAGGTAGGCAACTACTTCAGGAATGGGAGGGGCGTGCGTCAAGGAGACCCGCTATCCCCACTCCTGTTCGACTTCGTGGCAGAGGCTCTCGCCGTGATTTTGGACAAAGCACAAGCTACGGGACACATTGAGGGTGTTATCCCGCACATTATCCGGGAGGGGGGGTGGGGGTTCCCATCTGCAGTACGCGGATGACACGACCATCATGATCCAGCCGGACGATCTGGCTATTGCCAACTTGAAGTTACTCCTCCTCTGTTTCGAGAACATGTCAGGGCTCCGCATTAACTTCCACAAGAGTGAGGTCATGATCATGGGGACCTCGGAGTTGGAGAAGCAGCGGATCGCCAACATGCTAAACTGTAAACAAGGATCCTTTCCCTTCACATATCTTGGCCTTCCCATCTCTGACCATGCCATTACGGCCGCGGATTGGGGTCCGCTGACAACCAAGGTTTCTAAACGGGCAGACCCGTGGACGGGAAAATTCATGTCCTCAGCAGCGCGCCTTATCCTGGTGAACGCCCGCCTGTCCAGCTTGCCCCTCCACGCCATGGGTGTGTGCATGCTGGGGTATGGCATGCACGACGCACTCCACAAACATCGCGCGAAATTCTTCTGGGAAGCAAATGGCCCAAAGAAGAAGTACCATTGGGTCAGATGGGATGCGATGTGCATGCCCAAGTCCATGGGGGGACTAGGTATTATGGACACCAAGCTCATGAACGTCTGCCTCATGGCGAAATGGGTTTGGAAAATCATGAATGGTGCTCACGGCTTGTGGGCGGATATCTTTCGCAGAAAGTACCTGACCGGTAGAGACATCTGGGTAGACTCACACCCAAGAGGATCACAATTTTGGAACACGCTTCAGAAGATCAAGCAAGTGCTTTGTTTGGGGACAAAGCATTAGGTGGTCAGTGGGACTTCGACCCGGTTCTGGCATGACTGGTGGTTAGGACCGAGACCCTTTCGGGACAATTTCCCAGCCCTTTTCGCCATCACGGCAAACCCAGATGCCTCTGTGGCCCAAGCCGCGACCAACGGGTTTTGGGACATCCCCCTTCGCAGGGAGCTTGGCAGGCATGAGCTCACGGAGCTCACTGACATCTAGAGGGATCTCCAGACGGTGGGTCTGAGGGCCGGTCAAGATACCATCCGGTGGTCTCTCGAATCCTCTGGAGAATTCTCGGTGCGCTCCCTCTACCTCAAGTTATGCCAAGGCACGCCACAGAAACACTATGGGGTGCTCTGGAGGATTGCTGTTCCTCTCAAGATCAGGATCTTCCTCTGGCAGCTTATGCGTAAACGCCTGCCCTCCAATGACAACATTCGTAGGCGTAGGGGGCCATCTTCGGGGAGATGTGCCCTCTGTGGAGAGATGGAGGACACGAACCACATCTTCTTCACCTGTGTCCTGGCCAGATTCATGTGGAGCGCAGTTAGGGAAATGTTGCATTGCACTTGGAACCCCTCGTGTTTGGCAGACATTTATAGGGTGCTCCAACAGTGCAGGGGCCAAACGAAACGGGTCTACTGGATTAACTGTGCGGCGTTGTGCTGGAccctatggaacataagaaacggATTTTCCATCGAGGGACGCTTCCCTAGTCAATCTGCTGACTGCATATACAAAATGTCTCTTTATCTCTAGGTGTGGAAGCAAGTGGCTAGGAGACATGACCGTGAGGCGGTGGAGCCGACGATTGGTAGACTACGCGAGCTCCACGCTTCCTCCAGGAGGCAGACATAGCATTTTTCGCTGCCGCTATCTTATCTTGTATCTGTGCTATGTGTTGTATGGATGACATGTGTTGGGGCACATGGACGTATTAGACCGTTATCTTTGCTATCATTCGGTTTGGCGGTGTGAGTTGTATCTTAAACCTTCAGCTGTTTGTTGTGGCTTCGttaatttaaagccgggctcTGATCTAAAGGCTCTGATCTAAAAAtatgtttaaaaaaaataaaaaaaaagaggctAGTGGCAAATTCCCCTTCGTTCGGAGACAGTTTTGTCAACAGTCGGGTCCTCTCCTCCTACATCGCGCCACCAAGTGGTCGGCCATGCTGCGGTACCTCGTaccgctgctcctcgcggcggccgCTGCCACCACCGCGCCCGCCACTTTCGTGCTCGAGGAGGCCACCATCGAGTCCATCCACCGCGCCTTCGCCGGCGGCGCGCTCACCTCGCGCGGCCTCGTCGAGCTCTACCTTCGCCGCATCGCGTCGCTCGACCCGGCCCTCCACGCCGTCGTAGAGCTCGACGCCGAcggcgcgctcgccgccgccgaacGCGCCGACGCCGCCCGCCTCCTCGGAGGCGCCGCGCTCCCGCCGCTCCACGGCATCCCCGTGCTGATCAAGGACAACATCGCCGCGGCCGGCGCCTTAAACGCGACGGCCGGGTCGCTCGCGCTGGTCGGGTCCCGCCCCGCGCGCGACGCCTGCGTGGTCGAGCGGCTCCGGAGCGCCGGCGCGgtggtcctcggcaccgccagccTCAGCGAGTGGTGTAACTTCCGCGCCCccggcgtccccgccggctggagcccccGCGGCGGCCAGGGCCTGGTCAGCAGATCTGCCTCCTCCGCCTACTATTACGTTTCCTTCACCTTTGCTTCGAAGCTAGAATTGCAAGTTCATTTATCGGATCAAGGGCAAATCTGAATGACCCTAATCACTTGCTGATGTAGTAGAACCCATACGTGCCGTCAGCGACGACGTGCTCCTCCAGCAGCGGCTCTGCCATTGCGGCGGCGGCAAACATGGTGTCCGTGACGATTGGCACCGAGACAGACGGGTCCATCATGTGCCCGTCCAGCTTCAACTCCGTTGTCGGGATCAAGCCGACGGTCGGCCTCACGAGCCGTGCCGGTGTCATCATCATTTCTCCAAGGATGGACACAGTGGGGTAACATAGACGCTGACCGAATGCTTACATCAATCTAGCAGAGTGATGTGGTTTTACTGCCTGAATATTAACCCAAACAGCACTGCAGTGTGCATTGCTTAACTGAATTACTATCAGAAACCACTTTTACCGAGTAGTTCAGCAAAAGTATAGTTGTAATGTGCCCATGTATGTTTGCTCACTTTTCTTTTATGATCTGGTGACGCCGATTCTAGTTACTTCTTAGTGATGCGATTTACTTGATGCAGCCCAATCTGTAGGACTGTTTCAGATGCAGTAAATGTGTTGGAAGCAATCGTTGGTTACGATCCACGGGATGCAGAGGCAACTCACATGGCATCTCAGTATATCCCGGAAGGCGGTTACaggcaattcttgaacataaATGGTCTAAGAGGCAAGAGGATTGGGGTTATCAGGAAGGATTTCTTCCTGTTTCCTCCAGGATCCATCAAAGAGAAGGTGTTTGGGGAGCACTTCGACACTATGAGGTGATTCATCACTCTTCTTGTGTGTCGTCAATATTTTTTATTCAGAGGTATCAGTCACTTCGATTGTGCTTCACTTTCTTGTAGAACTGCGGTTATGCTAAGCCAGACAACTAATAAGTGGTGCTTTTTTTCCCGATGTTTTTAATCTATATAAGTGTAAGATCTTGTCATATGATACAGTAAATCACATAATTGATGTTCAGTTTCAAGCTTTCTCCGAGGCATGGTTATGATACTAGCTGACACAATATCATAGGTCTGGAGGTAGATGATTGATCCCAATGTTGGCACCTAAGCTGGTCTGACACACTTTGCTCTTAAGCCTTTGAGAAGAACTAGTTATTGCACAACACTATTTCAGACTCCATACACTCTGAATGATATTCTGCACCAGAGAATATTATACTGTCAAAATAACGTGCCTCGAACATGGCAAGAGTAACAAGTTATGGAACAAATGCCACTGCAatgtttgaaattttgaaaatgcCACTGGTTATGAGAAAGACATGTGCCTATATCCTGAATGTCGTTTAGACATCCATTTACACTTTTCATGCAAACTACTACTATATGACAGTATCAACATTGAAGAGGGATGATCAGTCACTGGGGATGATTGAATGAAAGAAGGAATGAATTATGACATGTTATCTACTTATTGGttttgttgatttttttgtctGAATATAGATTAGCTTTTCCTAACTTGTGCATGCTGTTAAAAAACTCAAAGGCAATTGGGTGCCATATTGGTGGACAATCTTGAGATACCAAGCATGAATGTCATCAACGATGCAGTACAAAGCGGCGAACGTGCTCTAATGCTCGCCGAGTTCAAGCTGTCCCTCAACTCTTACCTGTCTGAGCTGGCCACCACACCTGTTAAATCATTATCAGACATAATTGAATTCAACGACAAGCATCCTGTCGCGGTAATTACTTTATTTCACCTCATTTCCTAGTTGTTTTTCTTGAAGATACTTTTGAAATATATGTTACAGGAAAGGATGGCTGAATTTGGCCAGAGTTACCTTGTGCAATCTGAAGCAACAAACGGCATTGGTCCGACTGAGGAGCGTGCCATTGCCAAACTGAACAAACTGTGCGAGGAGGGCCTTGAGAAGATTATGCTAGTCAATCAACTGGACGCAATCGTCGCTCCTGGCGCATCTGCTCATAGCCTGCTTGCCATCGGTGGCTACCCAGCGATCACCATCCCGGCCGGATACGCGTCGGATGGCGTTCCTTTTGCAATCTGCTTTGGAGGGTTGAAAGGATCAGAGCCGAAGCTTATTGAGATTTCTTATTCCTTTGAGCAGGCAACGAAAGTCAGGAGGCCCCCACCAGTATTGCAGCATTCTTCCGTTTGATTGTAGTGCTGTTTTTACCAGTTTGTCCATGCATTCACTGAATTTCCTAGTATTTTGGCAGTGAAAGTCCTAAATGTGTTTGCCTCATTATGGGGATATAATGACCTGGTAATCTGGCAATTTATCTTATGATTGGTGTGCTTACCATGTAGTAGTTCTTCAAACTAGGCCTTACTACTATAGTGCTATCTTGACTGGCTTGCTCATGTTTCAGTTGCATACGCTGACAACAAGACCACAGGGCATGTTTATGCATTTGAAGCATCTAACTTGTACAAtatttatcttctatgatgattcgAATTCCCATAATGGACTTGTTCAGTTGGCCCACTGTTTAGATTTTACACCCCAACTAGAGACGGTGCATCTTGATGTGAGTATTGTTTTGTTGAACAGGAGTAACAATagattttgatttttcttttgtgcaatgtGCACTTGGATTGTCTCTACCAGCTGATTTGTGGGATGTATAACAGATGGACTACATGAGGCTTGTTGACCACTGTTGGAATGGTGAGCTGACAGGGGATGGCTGTCATATGCACCGCCATGATCACCTCAAGACAGTGTACATGAGTGGGTTCAGGTGCTTCCGGACTCAAGTTGCCTTGGCATGCTGCATTCTGGAAAACTCTGTTGTACTTAAGCAAATGACTATAGAACCCAAGTTCAAAAGCTACTCTTCTCATCGAAACTCCAACATACCTGTTTACAGGATTCATGAACTTAAATTTATGTCAGAACGCTTTGGTAAAGGGATCACTGTGTTAGTAGAAGCTCCTTTACAATTGTGAGCTTAAATTTATATGTTGTCCATCTATGTAATACTAACTCTGTTTCAAAATAAGCGTGTAAACTTTGTCAAGATGTATTTTAGTGTTTAGATAGATCTGTATATATAAAAATTTGAGACAAAGTAAGTGTGTCAACTCTATCTAGACGCATtttagtgtttagatacatccgtatctagaaaataGTTGCGACAAAATAAGTGTGTCAACTCTGTCTAGACGTATTTTAGTGTTtaaatacatccgtatctagaaaataGTTGCGACAAAATAAGTGTGTCAACTCTGTCTACAGTATtttagtgtttagatacatccgtatctagaaaaaagtTACGCATGTTATATGTCAGTACATCGATGTTGTTTCTCTAATTAGTGTTTAGCAGGTAAGCGCTTGTACTAAATGAAAAAA contains the following coding sequences:
- the LOC124699805 gene encoding probable amidase At4g34880, whose product is MLRYLVPLLLAAAAATTAPATFVLEEATIESIHRAFAGGALTSRGLVELYLRRIASLDPALHAVVELDADGALAAAERADAARLLGGAALPPLHGIPVLIKDNIAAAGALNATAGSLALVGSRPARDACVVERLRSAGAVVLGTASLSEWCNFRAPGVPAGWSPRGGQGLNPYVPSATTCSSSSGSAIAAAANMVSVTIGTETDGSIMCPSSFNSVVGIKPTVGLTSRAGVIIISPRMDTVGPICRTVSDAVNVLEAIVGYDPRDAEATHMASQYIPEGGYRQFLNINGLRGKRIGVIRKDFFLFPPGSIKEKVFGEHFDTMRQLGAILVDNLEIPSMNVINDAVQSGERALMLAEFKLSLNSYLSELATTPVKSLSDIIEFNDKHPVAERMAEFGQSYLVQSEATNGIGPTEERAIAKLNKLCEEGLEKIMLVNQLDAIVAPGASAHSLLAIGGYPAITIPAGYASDGVPFAICFGGLKGSEPKLIEISYSFEQATKVRRPPPVLQHSSV